A segment of the Salminus brasiliensis chromosome 1, fSalBra1.hap2, whole genome shotgun sequence genome:
CAGGGCACCAGCATTTAGGATCATTATTCTGCTGTCGAGGACCTCTAattatcttcagcttttttaacAGACAGTTAATTGAGTCCACTTCCTCCACCAGTGAAATGTTGCCTGCACCACTGACTGCAACACAAGCCTGCTTACCAGTTGGAtaagtgttcttttcatgaaatcctgcaCTCTTTTTCCTCCGAACATACTTTTGCTCATTGTGGTTTGGGTTTTGTAATGAGGTCGAAGGTAAGGCTTTCTTCTTGAGACTCTTATATGGAACAGTGCATCACCCTCAGtggtcttaccagcatatgagtaCTTCCCCCTTATGAGATTTTCCTGGTCTTCCTGAACTAATGTTTCCACCCACAGCTTCCCTGAACTGCAATTTCTTAACAACAGTCTACAAACCACAAGCTGAAAATGCTCAGCTATTTTCATGCTAGCTTTCCTCTGCCTTGTGGGCATTGATAACATTTGTTTGCAGATCTTTGGACACTTAAATAGAGGAGCCTATGGTTGCTGAGTGTTAGTAAAAGGTCTGAGGCTGGTATCACTAAATGTTTTCACTAAGGAACAGTGGTAAAATGGCAGTGCTgcggtgcccagggagcagagagggtgaaggtgtcagcttgccgagcccaggttttgaacccacaaccctgagaTCAATAGTTTGGAGCTTAAACCGCTGAGCCTCCACTGCCCCAGTTTTATGCTTAATTGTACTTCCTAACAATTCTTCTTTCAGACAGTTATTAAGTCCTATACTTTATGTGTGAAGTAATATTGTATTTCACAGGAACTGTGGCCCTGGAGTACCCCTGCACTGCATATTTAGTGTTTTCACTGATAATCTTGATGCCTTATGCAGCTAACCTAATTAGCAAGCCCTAAGTTAAAGTGGGTGTGTaggaaaaacataaaatatgagGTGGGACACTGTATTTTAACACAGAGAAATGATTACACAAACTACCTGGTTAGTTTAGCTTTTGAAGTCTTATGAAATATAGCTAGTATATATATTCTAGTAAATATCATAGTCTTCATGTAAATTAAgactttaaatgtaatgtaaaaaatgaaACTGAGGGAGAAGATGCAGATCAAGGCTGGAGCCATACCTGTAATGACCCTTCGTAAAATGGCTCAGAGGCAAATTCAGTTTTACAGACTTGAGACGTAACTTTTTGGTGATTTATACCGACACCCAGACGACCTTTGCTATCTAAGACAACATCACACAGAACGACGCAGAAAGACAGCAgctattacagtattacaggttttgtaatttaattattattcagtatttcagttAATTATAATTCCGTTTATTAAGGTGGTATTCACTCCTGACGTATAGGCTATTTAACAGTTTAGAggaaaatattataattatgataatattattataattataaatgttAAACCATGACAACCCTAATGTAGATGTTACATATGACTGTAATAATGTTGATTTCATAAAATAGATTCAGTTTGAGCACTTCTAGTTTGTTCATTTAGGCTCCATCCACAGGTTCCCACCatactgaaagagagagagacagaatgaatTTAGATAAATTGATGAacaaatgttattattattattattagttatgaAGTTGAAATGTGTTGAACTGTATGAGGGATAATAGTGCCATCTATTCTCAGTCAGAGATCAGCAGCTTTTCTAACAGCAGCCTTAAACCCAGCAGTGTGAGTTTTGCCAGGTAAACTGGAGGAAATTAGTTTCAAGGAAATAACTTCCAAGGTAGAAAACACCCTGTAAACAGCGTTATTAATGATGGTGGGTTTGAAAAGGGGTGCTGTTAGTGCGTTTAGCGATGAGGAACATCAAGTGGAATGATGGAGCATGCTGATATAAATAGTAATAACAAAACATGGGCCTAGCACTAAACCCTTTGGGACACCCTGAGACTCTTACAGTGTGGTTTGCGTCTGTCTGTGGAACTAAAGCACATCTACAGAAAGCGATAGTCCAGACTAAAGCTGCGTCTCAGATGTCCGAACTAGCTTAATGACGTCCGAATCGGAGAAAGGAGAGGGCTTAGTGAAGATCATGTGACCGTGGAGCAGGTAGTTCCTGGATAGAGCGTTACCTGAAGGCTCAGAAAGGTGGCCATCCACTCGATTAACTCATCCTCATTTTCACAGCAAAAGTacctgcagacacacagagactaATCTCACACCTTTAGACATTATGTGGGGTTTAACAACGACTAGTCCAATGTAACCAAAGTGAAACTCGTTTGGTTTTATATCTTTTATCTCTGATCTATTTATGAGTCTCAGTCAATCATCCAAAACTCCAGCCAAGCCGTGGAGATAGCGGACTGACCAAGGCGATGTTTTTTACAGCCAAGTCAACAGCTTCCCTCGTTGACTGGCCATGATTTTGAGGTCGAGAAGAAGGAAAAGCAGAGCTGGAGGGttggtttaaaaaatatttaactaGTAGAGTTCCTActaaatgtgtgcatgtgttctAAATGCAAGCCCCTCCTACTTGATATGCATTCAAtagaatatttaaatataatataatatatattataatatactgaatatttctGCCTGATTTCCAATGTGCGGAGCTTCATGTAAGATGAGACACACAATGAAAAACAATGCTTTAAGCCGACAGGGGGgggggctattgatgacagggctgtgggttcaatacccggccTCAGcaacctcccccccccccccaaaaaaaagaaaaaaaaaacaaaaaacctagGTTCAGTCATTTCCAGGAGAAGCTTTACCGTATCTTTTCAGTCTGCCGCTAGCATAAcaccactggagctcaacacgcttgaaggagagctctaactgctaattctcatacatcagctaacagacaatTAGTCTATCTGTATTTATACCCAGAACAGAAACCACTCACCACTGCTGCTGACCACACACCAGAGTCAGACCccacctacatacacacacacacacacaaaacaagtaaaaaaaaatatgttaatGCACTGTTAACACAGGACAGTGTATGTAGAGTTGGGGGTGTAGTGTGATTGCATTACGGTGTTGGCGGGTATAGTTTGCTCCTGTAGCCTTGATAAAGCTTCGCTTCCTGCACAGACCATTCCCTCTCACACTGCGAgctctacatacacacacacagttcttcatGAGCATGTTtatgagtaaataaatacagtaaaacaataTTATTACACATGATAttatatctcacacacacacacacacacacacatccacacctgCGTCTCTCTGTACAGTCTGAAGGTGGCATTGTTGAGTTCACAGTGGCGGCTGCTGAAATTCCTGCTTTTGTCTCCTTTCACTTCACACACTCTCAACGTTCCTGTCTTACACACCTCTACTTTACCacctgagccacacacacacacacacacaacagggaTACTGTTAGGAATGTCTGCAATCTAATCATTTCCACCCATGACTGACCCAAGGCCCCTCCATAGTGAGtgagtatgcatgtgtgtgtgtgtgtgtgtgtgtgtgtgtgtgtgtgtgtgggggggggggggggtgtcataCTGAGGTACTGTGTAATGTCGTTGCTGTACTGGCTTTTTCTGACCAGGAGGTGGCTCTCTGGACTGAGTGAGAAATACACCGGCAGCACCTTCTCCTCATaatgcagctctctctctggaaaacacacacccacacaataCAAAGATGTAAAACCAGAATTGGAGGGTTGGGACTGGAAAACGCAATTAACATTTAAAAGAGAAACACAATTCAATTAGGATAACAAAGTTAAAGAAAGTGCAGCTGTGATTTAAGCAAGGTGTGCCTCACCTAGCTCCTCTTTCTCCTGAACCTCCCAGCAGCTCCACCTTTCTCTTGCAGGGGGGTCTATTCCACGCATCTTCAACACTTGCAATACTAGCTCCGCTGCAGTTAGGTTCACACccatctaacacacacacacaaatgcatggGCACATACACTGTGCTATTAGATGCTGTGAACTGTGCTGTTTTCTAACACAACAATCACACCAGGTTCTAAAAGCAGTGTTCTCACTTGTTCTAACGAACCACATTAACACAGCAATCACACCACAGATCATTCGCCCCCGGGTTCGTATCAATGGAACCAGTGTAAACAGGCCCCTAGATCCCTCAAGTGAAAATTCTGAAGTTAAAAAACATTAAGCTATAAAAAAGGCTGACAATCACCTGCACAAGTAGCTCCGccccttctcctttcttctccacaTAAACAGTGCAGAtggtgagggagggagagaactTTGCGGACGCCTGTCGCACATCAGTTATCAACAGGAAATGAAGTGTGTGAGAAAATTCAGCCAGTCTCAAATACTACAGGTTCTCAGACGATCTATGCAGAAGTGAAATGTTCAGCAATACGAGGCAAATTAGCTCTACATTACCCAATATCCCTTTCACCTCTCACCTGGTCAGCGAGCTTGTTTAGGGCGAGAGAAATTGCATCCAACTGCTTCTGAAGCTCTGCCTGCGGGACCTGGAGAATGGAATTCATTTAACTGGGATTcttgactttttttctgtctctcaaaTGTCAATACAATTCTACATGAGTCCAACCTTTAAATGTGTAACAACGTGCTtaacactgtacagatgttacaGTAACTCACGCTTAATATTTTAGGGTAACTAACACTACAGACTTTACAGTAACACATTTGTCATGTTAACTCATTACAGATGTTACAGTAATTAACACTATAGACTTTACAGTAATGCATTTGTCATGTTACAGTAATTTATGCTAAATATGTTACCCTAATTTGTATTACCAATGTTACAGTAAATGTTACAAATGTTATTGTAACTTATGTTTAAGACTTTACAGTAACTAGCGCTACAGACCTTACAGTAAAACATGTATCATGTTACAGTAGCTCATGTTGAAGATGTTACAGGAATTCACATTGCAGATGTTACAGTAACTCATGTTACAGATGTTGCAGTAACTCACGTTTAAGAATTCACAGTAACCAACACTACAGATTTTACAGTAACACACATTTATTATGTTACAGTGCAACTCATGTTACAGAAAATTCTGATGACCAAAAACCCATGTAAAAGATGTCACCGTAACTCACGTTAAAGATGGCACAATAATTATGGATCATTTCTTCCACCACTGTGGAGGCCCTTGGGTCTGACCCAGCAGTCTGAAAAAGTGTCGGTCCAAACACGATTCCCAGATTCCTCACGGTCATCTGATTGACCTCAGACAAATgctgcacactaacacacacacagcagcgaaCAACACAGGTATTCAATCATTACTGCGGAGTTAAAGAGTTGTACAAGGGAAATATTTGCACAGACTTTTCAtgtatctgtgtatgtgtgtgtgagtgtgtgcacagTTGGCCGCAAAACCCTGCATGGTGAAACTGTGTGCGTTTTTGTGTGTCAGATTAGTGGAAGTGAAAATGAATTGAAAACAGTAAAGAGGGTCTTCTTCCTGTGAATATAAGTGAGATGTTAGCTGGTGAAGGTGCAGCAGTGAGTGATACCAGTAGAGATGGTTCAGAAGAACTTTCAGTGTGTCTCTGTTGACCTTGGGCAGACCGGCCAGAAGAGCCTGATACATGCTGACTTTAGCACGGTGGTGAGTTACATCTGGAGAAAacagcacacaacacacaccattTTATCTGATTTAGAGTCTAAATGATTCAGAAGCTCATCTATTCAAGGTTTAACCGGTTTCGATTCTAACTGGTTTAGAGTCAAACTGATTTAGAGTTTAAACAATTCTATGTCTAATTGATCCAGAGTCAAGCTTTCTCTTCAAAGATTCAACATTTATCTTTCTCAAGGCCTCGCTGATTCAGAGTCTAGCTGATTCAACGTTTATCTTTCTCAAGGCCTCGCTGATTCAGAGTCTAGCTGATTCAAAGTTTATCTTACTCAAGGCCTCGCTGATTCAGAGTCCAACTGATTTAAGGTATAAATGGTTCAGTATTTAACTAACTGATTCAGAGTCTAGCTGATTCAGAGTCAATCTGACTCAATGAGTAGCTGATTTAACTGATTCAAGGTACTGGTTCAGGGCTTTAGTGGCTCAGGTGAAATTGATTCAATGTCTAGCTGATTCAGATGATTTAGTATGTAACTAAGGTCTAACTGAttcagtgcatgtgtgtgtatgtgtgtgtcctacTAACCTGTTATGTTGAGCCATTTTAGTGTGTTTTCTGCTCCGTTAAACACTCCACCTTTGACCTCTCTAAAGAAGCGTTTAAGGGTGTTTGCGACATCGTCCACTCCGTACTCATcgggtacacacacactccgcgcGTCCCGCAGGAAACTGTCTAGCAGCGCAGACACTCTAGAATTAACACCACACTTCCGATAGATCCCCGCTGACATGAGAcctggacacacacagacacacgcacagTGTTTAATCTGTGAGTGATCCATCTATTGATTGATACTGActatagtgtgtgtatttgggtaCCGTGGCAGATGACGTAGTCAGTGCAGCGCTGGACGCAGATGGGTATTCCTGACTCGGTGAGTTGTTGCTGTGACAGCATCTCAGTCCCAGATCCTGCACCCAGCCTGAGCGCGCTTATCCAGCCAGGGAAATGCGGCCTGCGGtcagaacacacacgcacactacCACCCCTCCACCCTAACACCATGTCCCCTGCACCGTTACCTACAgctgcaaacacacaaacagaccaacttgattaaaaaataaaaaataaaaaaaacacacttcctCACCGGCAGACCTCAGTCTGTTAGAATGGGTGACCACACCTTCCCCACCCTCACACTCAGCACAGGATGCCCAGAAGGCTTCATTCTCTCACCCATGCCACCTACACTCTGTACACCATTGCAAAATACAGCTCCAACACCATCAAGTTCACAGACGGCATAACAATAATCTGTAACATCACCAACGAAGCTGAGGGACCATACAGGGAGCTGCTTGCAGAGTGGTGCCAAACCAAGGAGCTGTTTGTTGACTTAAGGAGGGGGAGCATAGTGCACACACCCCTGAGCATCGAGGAGACAGCGGTGGAGAGATTCAGCAGCTTCAAGTTTCTCTGTGTCCACATATCTGAGGATCTCAAATGGTcccactgtggagagcatcctggcCAGCTGCATCATGGTCTAGTATGGCCCTGCAGAGAGTGGTGAAAACTGCCCAGTACATTACTGCAGCTGCCCTCCCACCCATACAGGACCTCTACAGAGATTCTGGAGGAAAGCCATCTGAAAAGAGGTACAGGAACATCAGAGCCCGAACCACCAGATTCAAGAACAGTGTCTTCCCACGTGCTTTTAAACTGGTCTCACCTGCAAcgccaacctcaacctgaacacacacacactgattctgCCAGTCCACTTACCATATCCACACTGAACTCCATTAGCTCAGGGACTGTATGCACTCTGCACTTCAACTGAACTCCCTCTCTGTACATAAGCTGAgtactgttctctctctctgaacacTGGCTATGctcattactgtactgtacactctGTTGACATATGTAGTGATGCTATAACACCAGCACCTCAGCATTCACTCCtgaactccctgttttactcttcatttacatgcacagcacatcactgctctacatatttattctattttactATTAGTATAGTAACCTAGTTTGAaccttaatcacccagccttcatgCAAACATTTGttcatgcacatatttgtatatttttgtattttttgcctaacacacacatttcacaaacTTATTTCTTCTCATATATTGTGATAATATAATCAGACAACCCACCTCACCCGAAAATTGTGGGTCTCCCTCATGATAGATAGCGGCTACCTAGTGTACGCAAATTACACACAATGTTCAGAATATAGTTTTCTTAAGCaagtgagagcgagagcgagagcgagagagagagagagagagagagcggtccAATAGGTGAGACGAAGAGAGAGCCAGTAATAGACGCAGCTAGAGAGGGACACTGATAGGCTACAATAATACCAATCAGCTGTCCATGTGGGTGGGGTTTATATTCAACCTCTCTGTCAGTGtccatcagttcagttcagttctgcagCTCCACAGCAGAGTGTTCAAAAACATAATATAGACACACTTCACCCCAATCTacactaacccccccccccaacagtTGTCAAAGTAATAAATGATAGTGACTAAAACAGTGATGTTGGCTCTAAAAGTCATGCTCTGGTGTCATTTCATTAGAACAACTAGCTAACTGTCTCTATAGATGATCTCTGTGATAAGGCCAAACTCCCTATAGACTTCATAATCCATATAATAGAGTAAAATGTTTATGAGAGTAGGGTTTTTTGGGGGCAGGGATAGTGGTGCTACCTACaggaatcagtgtgtgtgtgtgtgtgtgtgtgtgaaactcactgagtgtgtgtagtCGGAGCAGATTGATGTCCTGCACAGAGTCCTGCAGAAGCACCTGAAGCCTAGAGCCACTCAGACAGAACCAGCCAATTCCAGAGCTGCCTTCATCACAGAGCAGGCGACCCAGTCGATCACAGAGTCCACACACACTACTCAGAGCAGTAGGAAGCATagcctgagacacacacacacaaacatatcaTTGTGTGTATCTGTTGTATTAATGAGTTTGGGGGTGTTCAAACTAGAGTAACTGTGGTTACCGTGGCAATAGCTCTGAACCACTCCTTGATTGTGCTGATGTCATCAGCTCCAAACAGGTAGACTCGCCCCCCATCCGTGTACAGTTCTAAGGT
Coding sequences within it:
- the arap1a gene encoding LOW QUALITY PROTEIN: arf-GAP with Rho-GAP domain, ANK repeat and PH domain-containing protein 1 (The sequence of the model RefSeq protein was modified relative to this genomic sequence to represent the inferred CDS: substituted 2 bases at 2 genomic stop codons), translating into MAKKEEEEIGNLRDFRSLSVEEDRRPHFLMIERDESIDLPCVRFPDHSEELQTQPVKSGWLDKTPPKGAKRFQRRWVQVDSEYLRYFQNNKEVYSKRMVSLQCVSAVQPVGDQRFELITQSRTFLFKAESNRESNXLISNPNSLIPLHSSLHTKPXKQSLYKKRADWIKCLQQVLNVQQQNGGGGVFFKSSVVRTEGLLEMTSPRTKVYTVIKDCRMYLFKTRQEYLNGVGITDIDLRKASLRESGKSFSIITPYRTFSFVVDSEAEQRRWRVCLAECVNCTAPVTGVCERLWSLESNRVCADCGADLPEWASVNLCVLLCEQCADAHRCLGPSVSRVFSLKENDHLWTENLMKMFLLLGNSKVNTFWAANVPNDEVLKVESSSSERLAHVTAKYQHGTFQKQHQLSGQQKALNNALCVAVQGADVMESLSLLFSGADINCYSGIPDFPSPLALAKHCGQTEQVELLQHNLRSDDVSSVVTSTPSRSGHLFKVASSNRPFTEHKPRADFSQRWCSLDAGVFSYYKTEQSTHRCGSMKTSDIICLTFNSPGTHGFEHTLELYTDGGRVYLFGADDISTIKEWFRAIATAMLPTALSSVCGLCDRLGRLLCDEGSSGIGWFCLSGSRLQVLLQDSVQDINLLRLHTLTVGNGAGDMVLGWRGGSVRVCSDRRPHFPGWISALRLGAGSGTEMLSQQQLTESGIPICVQRCTDYVICHGLMSAGIYRKCGVNSRVSALLDSFLRDARSVCVPDEYGVDDVANTLKRFFREVKGGVFNGAENTLKWLNITDVTHHRAKVSMYQALLAGLPKVNRDTLKVLLNHLYCVQHLSEVNQMTVRNLGIVFGPTLFQTAGSDPRASTVVEEMIHNYCAIFNVPQAELQKQLDAISLALNKLADQASAKFSPSLTICTVYVEKKGEGAELLVQMGVNLTAAELVLQVLKMRGIDPPARERWSCWEVQEKEELERELHYEEKVLPVYFSLSPESHLLVRKSQYSNDITQYLSGKVEVCKTGTLRVCEVKGDKSRNFSSRHCELNNATFRLYRETQSSQCEREWSVQEAKLYQGYRSKLYPPTPWGLTLVCGQQQWYFCCENEDELIEWMATFLSLQYGGNLWMEPK